The stretch of DNA GAATGCAGACGGTGGGATATCAGGAACTGATGGCTCATTTGGCGGGGAAAACAGACCTGGCCGAGGCAGTACGCATGATCAAAAGGAACACCAGGCATTACGCCAAAAGGCAGCTTACCTGGTTCCGCAAAATGAATTGTCAGCAATGGATAAATTGCAGTCCAAGCGACGGCCCTGAAGAAATTGCCAATAAATTATCGGTTTAACGTCAGACCTCTAACATTATACCGGCCTTGTGATTATTGATATTGACAGGGCCGTTTTTTCGTGTTATTATAAAAGTTGTAACCATTCTGCCACAAAGACACCAAGACACTAAATACAATTAACTATTTACAAATGGTTTGGTGCCACTTCGGCACCGCTCAGTGCAGGCTTAGTGTCTTGGTGGTGAAAAAATATTAAAATTCTATGAAGATACTGTTGATCGGTTCGGGCGGCCGGGAACACGCCCTGGGCTGGAAGCTGGCCCAAAGCCCTTTGGTTAAAAAAATATACTGCGCCCCGGGGAATCCCGGCCTGGCGGAGCTGGGTGAATGCATTGATATCAAGGCCAGCGACAACGCCGGACTGGCGGATTTTGCCCGGAAGAACAGCATCGACCTTACCGTGGTCGGCCCGGATGACTGTCTGGCCGCCGGGGTGGTGGATGTCTTTAAAAGAAATGGTTTGAAGATATTCGGACCCAGCCAAAAAGCCGCGCAAATAGAGTCCTCCAAGGCCTTCTCCAAGGACCTGATGCGGAAGGCCGATATTCCTACTGCCGATTACGCTGTTTTTGATGATCATAAAAAGGCACTGGATCATCTTAACGGACAAAAATATCCTCTGGTCATCAAGGCCAGCGGCCTGGCTTTGGGCAAGGGCGTGATCATCTGTCAAAACGAAGAACAGGCCAAGGCCGCTTTGCAGACGGCCATGGTGGAAAAAGCATTCGGGGCTTCCGGTAACCAGATCATAATTGAAGAATTCCTGGAAGGGCAGGAGATCTCCATCCATGCTTTCTGCGACGGCGATAGGGCCGCGCTGTTCCCGGCCTCGCAGGACCACAAGCAGGCCTTCGACGGAGACCTGGGGCCAAACACCGGCGGCATGGGAACATATGCTCCGGTGGGCTGGGTGACCCCGGAGATGATGGCGGAGATAGAAAAGACCATCGTGCTGCCGGCCTTGAAAGCGCTCTCCGATCTTGGCGCGCCGTTCCAGGGCTGCCTTTTTCCGGGACTGATCCGCACCTCTCAGGGCTTTAAGGTGCTGGAGTTCAACGCCAGGTTCGGGGATCCCGAGACCCAGAGCTATATGCGGCTTTTGGAGTCCGACCTGGCGGAAATACTATTATCCTGCGCCGAGGGCCGGCTGAAGCCGGATGAGATAAAATGGTCATCCCAAAGCGCAGTCTGCATCGTGGCCGCTTCCGGCGGATACCCCGGCAGTTACCAGCAAGGTATTGAAATAACAGGGATGGAGAAAGCCCTGCAGGATCCGGATATCAAAGTATTCCAGGCGGGAACGGCTCTCCGTGATGACCGGTTGGTCACTGCCGGAGGCCGGGTGCTGGGTGTGACTGCAGTTGCTTCAAACCTGAAAGAAACATTGGAGAAGGGATACCAAGCTGTTTCTGAAATAAGGTTTGAAGGTATGCAATACCGCCGGGACATAGGCGCCAAGGGGCTAAAACGCTAAGGCATCCTCAAACAGACTCCGAAAATGGAATCATGTAAATCCTGTTTGTTCTTGTAACGGCAAAAATTCCGGTAAGGGAGATTCAATTTTATCTGAGGTGATAAAATGAAAAAGTTCTTTCTACTTCCCGCCGCCCTGGCTTTGCTTTGCTTGAACATTGGAGCCCAAACCAAGACCCTGGTGGTGGCCACCGGAGATTATCCGCCATTTGAGTTCAAGGATGAAAAGGGGAAGCTGGCCGGTTACGATATTGAACTGGGCCAAGAGATAGCCCGCCGGATGGGGGCAAAGATCAAATGGGTCCAGATGGATTTTAACCAGCTGTTGCCGGCACTGGATGCCGGGAAAGCAGACCTGGTGATAGCGGCCATGCATGCCACCGAAGAGCGGCGGCTGAGTCATGCCATGAGCCGTAACTATGTTAACTCGGGCCTGGTGATGGTGGTCAAAAAGGGGAATAAAAAAATAACCTCACTAAGTCAGTTGAAAGGCTGCCGGGTGGCGGTCAAGGAACGGGCCACCGGCGAAAAATATGCCAGGGAGAATGCCGCCAAGCTGGGCCTGGAATATAGATCCTACCCCACCACCGATCAGAGTTTTGCCGCCTTGGACCGGGGGGAAGTGGATGCGGTCTTCAATGATTACCTTTCTTCACGATTGTTTGTCAAACAGAACCAGGAATACAATATTCCCATAGTCCCCTTCACCCCCTGCGGAATGGCGGTGGCCGCCGCCAAGGGCCGGAAGTCATTGATCATGCAGATCAATCAGATATTGGACGAACTGGAACGCACGGGTTTCTTGAAACAATTATATCAAAAATGGCTGTTATAAATATCAAGCATGAAACTATCACTTAAAATAGGCCTGATAACTGCGGCGGTGGCCGGAGGTATTGCCCTCAGCGTTTCGCTAAATCATAGTTTTTGGGAGGGGCAGGCCTGGCGGACCGAGCTCAGGTCCCACGCCGCTACCATGGCTGACATGCTGGCCTTTACCGTTCAGGAGTCGGTGCTGAAGAACGACTTTTCTTCACTGGAACAGAATGTCATCAGGTTCAGCCAGCGTCCGGAGATCGCCTATGCCGTGGTTTACGACAATGCCGCTACTCCGCTGGCCGCCACCGGCAGCCCGGCTGGAAAGAAGGCTATTGAACTTTATCAGGAAAACCCCAAAAAGCACAAAAGGGATATTCATAAGCACGTAATTGAAGGCCAGGATATATACGAATTACTGATCCCGGTCAGCGTGGAAGGCAGGGATTGGGGCATGTTGCAGATGGGCTTTTACGAGAGTAAGATACTGGCCATATATCACCGGACCAACATATTCAATTATCTGATCCTGCTGCTGGGGCTAGGAATCAGTTTAACCGCCGGATGGCTGGTGGCCCGGTACCTGGGAAAACCGATCGAGGCCCTGATAGAAGGCGCCGACCAGTTGGTCAAGAGCAATTACGACCACCGGATAAATATAAAAAGAAAAGATGAACTGGGCCGGCTGGTTTCAGCTTTCAACACAATGGCCGGGACCATCCGGCAGGACATGGTGGAACTTGAATCCAGCAACCGCCAGCTCCTGAAGTCCCAGGAGCGGCAGATATGGCTGGCCAGGATCGCCGAGCAGGTGGGCGACGGAGTGGCGGTTACCGACCTGGAAGGGATGATAACCTTTGTAAACCATTCCTGGGCCGCCATGCACGGTTATAAACCAGATCAATTGCTGGGGAAGCACAGCAGCATTTTTTACTCCCATGCCCAACTGGAACGGGAGGTATTACCCTTCAACCAGAAAGTTTACGACCGGGGGATTAACGCCGGTATAGTCGGACACATCAAAAAAGACCGGTCGGTATTTTATACCGACATGACGGTTACCCTGCTTAAAAATGCCGAGGGAGATCCAGTTGGGTATATCGGAGTGGCCCGCGATATTACGGACCAGAAGAAGAACCAGGAGGATTTGAAAAAGGAACGCGATGTCATCAAAAGCATCTTCACTGCCACCCCTGATGCCATTATCATCACCGATCTCAGTGGCAATTTTACCGAAGTCAATGACAAGGCCATAGAACTGTTGGAACTTGGTTCCCGTGACGAACTGACAGGCAAGAATTTTTCCATTTTCATCGCCCCCGATGACCGGGGCCTGGCCCTGCACAATTTCCAAAAAACCTTGGATTACGGAGGGGTCAACAATGTGCAGGTGAATGTAGTGACCGCCAGCAACGGCCAGTTCCCGCTGGAATATTCCACCAGCTTGCTCCACAACCTGGAAGGGCGGCCTACCAATATCGTTGCAGTAGGGCGAAACATCGCCCAGCGCAAGAAAGACGAGCTGGCCCTGACCGAAAGCGAACAGCGGTACCGCGCCCTGTCTGAGTCATCTCCTGACATCATCTTTGTGATCGACCGCGATGGGACCATCAAATATGCCAACTCTAAAGCCTCAACTATCGCCGGGCTGGCGGAGGGCCAGGCCAATGGCCGTAATATAGGCGAATTCTTTGGCCAACTTATCAACGAAAAACAAAAAGAGCAGTTGCTCAGCGTATTCCAGACCGGCCAGACAGCCCATTATGAGCTGCCGACGCCCATCGGGGGGCTGGAGCTGTGGCTGGAGACCTGGCTGGTCCCGTTGACCGGCCAGGACGGAACGGTGGCCGAGGTAATGGGGCTTTGCCGCGACCTGACCGACCGCCGCCAGGCGGAACTTGCGGTCAGGGAAGTGAACCAAAGGTTTGAATATGCCCTGGGAGCCACCAAAACTGGATTTGACATCATAGACGCCGAGTTTAATGTTCAGTACATTGATCCGGAATGGAAAAAATCATACGGCGAGCCGGCCGGCCGCAAATGCTACGAATATTTCATGGGCCGGACAGAAGTTTGTCCCAAATGCGGGGTCACTTCAGCCTTGCGCGATAAACAGAGTATCGTTACCGAAGAATATTTGGAAAAGGAAAAGCGCTGGGTGGAGGTCCACACCATCCCCTACCAAAATTCGTCCGGCCAGTGGCTGGTGGCGGAGTTCAACATCGATATCAATGACCGCAAACTGAATGAACAAAAACTGCAGACCTCTGAACAAAAATACCGGGAACTGGCCGACACCCTTCCCCAGACTGTGTTCGAGATTGACGATCAGGGCATTCTGGTGTATGTTAATAATACAGGCCTCCGCCAATTCGGCTATGCTCAGGAAGAGTTTATACAAGGTCTTAAGGTTCTGTCCATGCTGGCGCCTGAAGACAGGGATAGGGCCGGCCAGAACATAGTCCGAAGATTGAAAGGCAGCCCGGCCGAGAATCAGGAATACCTGGCTTTACGCAAGGACGGCAGCATATTCCCCATCAGCATCTACGCCAGCCCGGTGCTTGAAGAAGGAAAGATCACGGGTTTAAGGGGCGTGATCATTGACATCAGCGAAAGAAAGAAGGCCGAGCAGATCCTGAAGGAAAGCGAAGTTCGTTTCAGAGCACTGGCCGAGGCCAGCCCGGCCGGGATATTTGCCTACCGGGAGAAGTTCATCTATGCCAATCCAGCCTGCCAGGTGCTTACCGGTTACAGTCCGGCTGAACTGCTTGACCTGAACTTTTGGGAACTGATCCATCCCGACCACCGGGAGATGGCGAAACAGCGGGGCCTGGCCCGCCAGCGGGGGGAGAAGGTCCCCTCCAACTACGAGTTCAAAATGATCCGCAAGGACGGCCAGGTGCGCTGGGTGGATTTTGCCGGGACCCTTACCCAGTTTGACGGCCAGCTTTCCGGGCTGGGAATGACCCTGGATATCACCGAACGAAAGAACATGGAAGAGATACTCCAGGCCTCCGAATTCCAATACCGCACCACCATAGATTCAATTGGCGATGCCATTCATGTGGTGGACATAGAGCTGAATATCATTCTGGCCAACGCCGTATTCAAGGATTGGTGCCTCCGATTTGGCCTGTCCAATAATCCAGCCGGGCATAGTGTGTTTGAAGTATGCCCTTTCCTTAGCCCGGAAGTCAAAAATGAATATTTGCGGGTGTTTGAAACGGGGGAATCTTATACCACGCAGGAAGAGAACGTTATATCAGGAAAAATCCTGGTGACGGAAACCAGAAAAATTCCCGTTCTTGAGGGCAGCAAGGTAAGCCGGGTCATCACGGTAATCAGGGACATCACCGAGGGAAAGGAATCCGAACGGAAGCTGGCGGAGTCGGAACGCAAATACAGCCAGATATTTGAGGACATCGTGGAGGGTATTTACCGCACCACGCCTTCCGGGCAGGTATTACTGGCCAATCCGGCCCTGGTCAGGATGCTGGGTTTTGAAAGTCTGGATCAATTGATTTCATTGGATCTTAACAAATCAGGTTATATGGACATCAGCACCAGGAACCGTTTCAAGGAGCTGATGGAAAGGGACGGCCAGGTGCTTGGCTTTGAAGCCCGCTGGAAGCGCCCCGACGGCAAGATACTGATAATCAGCGAAAATGCCAGGGCGGTCAATGATCAGCAGGGCAACGTTGTATATTACGAGGGAACCATTGAGGACATCACCGAGAGGCAAAAAGCCGAAGAAGACTTGTTGAACGAAAAGAACAAGCTGTCCGATCTGTTCCGGGTCAGTCTGCAGGTGGCCCGGGCCGGTGACATTCAGAAAAAACTGGACCTGACCATGGAGGGGATATCAGGCACCGGGTTGTTTAGCCGGGCGGTGCTGGTGCTTAAGAATGAGGAGGGACGCAACAGCCATATCGCCCATTTTGGCATGACCGCAAAGGAGGTCGCAGCCATACTCAAGGCCGGTCCGGCTCAGGCAGAAAAATTAGAGAAGATATTCAACAAAAAATACCGTTACAGCAATTCGTATCTTATCCCGCATGACACTCCGGGGGTTGATTTCTCCATCAAACTCATAAATAAGCAATATCAGCCTACCGGTGATTGGCATCCGGACGATGTCCTGCTGGTGCCTTTGATGATCAAAGACAAACATATCGGATATCTAACGGTGGACGAGCCGTTAGATGGAAAGATCCCCAGCCTGGAAACGGTCCGGCTGTTGGAATTGTTCTCCTATCAGGTGGCGGTGGCCATAGACAATCTGAGGCTGTACAATGACCTGGAGCGGAGTTATTACGGGACACTCAAAGCCTTTGTGGCGGCCATGGACGCCAAGGACCCCTATACCAAGGGTCATTCCGAGAATGTCCGCTTCCATGCCTTGAATATCGCCCGCCAGCTTAAACTGCCGGAGGAGCAGGTGAAGCTGATAGATTTCAGTTCGCTGCTGCATGATATCGGCAAGCTGGCCATCCGGGATGAGATCCTGACCAAACCCAGCCTGCTTTCAGACCACGAATACCAGGAGGTCAAACTGCACCCGGTCATCGGCAGCCACCTGGTTTCCGAGGTGGAGTCATTGCTCAAGGTGGCCCCCATCATCCACAGCCATCACGAGCATTACGACGGGTCGGGATATCCCCAGGGCATCAAGGGTGATGATATCCCGTTGGAAGCCAGGATCATTGCGGTGGCTGACGCCTTTGAGGCCATGACCTCGGACCGCCCCTACCGCAAGGCCTTCGATTTTAAGGTGGCCATTAAGCGGCTGCAGGACGCGGCCGGAACCCAGTTCGACAGCGAGATCGTCAGGGTATTCATCAAACTCCATCAGGAAACCCATGGATAAGATCAAAAAAAACATTGCCGGACAAGGCCCACGGGCCGTAACGTCAGCAGGAACAAAACCCAGAGCTGCAGGCTTGCCGGCCCGGGCGGCCCCGTCTCCGGCCAAGAGTCTGGAAAAAAGGCTGGAAGAGATCTCGGTGCTCAGCCAGATCGCCCAGTCCATGGCCCGGGTAATGGATATGGAAGAGCTTTGGCCCCGCCTGCATCGCGAGGTCAGCCGTTTGCTGGATGCCGGTAATTTTTATGTGGCCCTGTGGCACCGCCAGAAAAAGGAAGTGGAATTCATTTATGAGGTGGAGGAAGGCAGGAAGCTGCCTAGGTCAAGAAAACCATGGGGCCAGGGACTGACCGAGCAGGTGCTGGAATCAGGCAAACCGCTGCTTTTAAAGGATACCGGGGAAAGGAAGGCCAAAGGCCGTCCGGTAAAGATCATCGGCAAGCCGGCACGTTCATGGCTGGGAGTTCCCATCCGGCTCAAGGAGCATACCCTGGGAATGATAGCGG from bacterium encodes:
- the purD gene encoding phosphoribosylamine--glycine ligase, which produces MKILLIGSGGREHALGWKLAQSPLVKKIYCAPGNPGLAELGECIDIKASDNAGLADFARKNSIDLTVVGPDDCLAAGVVDVFKRNGLKIFGPSQKAAQIESSKAFSKDLMRKADIPTADYAVFDDHKKALDHLNGQKYPLVIKASGLALGKGVIICQNEEQAKAALQTAMVEKAFGASGNQIIIEEFLEGQEISIHAFCDGDRAALFPASQDHKQAFDGDLGPNTGGMGTYAPVGWVTPEMMAEIEKTIVLPALKALSDLGAPFQGCLFPGLIRTSQGFKVLEFNARFGDPETQSYMRLLESDLAEILLSCAEGRLKPDEIKWSSQSAVCIVAASGGYPGSYQQGIEITGMEKALQDPDIKVFQAGTALRDDRLVTAGGRVLGVTAVASNLKETLEKGYQAVSEIRFEGMQYRRDIGAKGLKR
- a CDS encoding PAS domain S-box protein, which produces MKLSLKIGLITAAVAGGIALSVSLNHSFWEGQAWRTELRSHAATMADMLAFTVQESVLKNDFSSLEQNVIRFSQRPEIAYAVVYDNAATPLAATGSPAGKKAIELYQENPKKHKRDIHKHVIEGQDIYELLIPVSVEGRDWGMLQMGFYESKILAIYHRTNIFNYLILLLGLGISLTAGWLVARYLGKPIEALIEGADQLVKSNYDHRINIKRKDELGRLVSAFNTMAGTIRQDMVELESSNRQLLKSQERQIWLARIAEQVGDGVAVTDLEGMITFVNHSWAAMHGYKPDQLLGKHSSIFYSHAQLEREVLPFNQKVYDRGINAGIVGHIKKDRSVFYTDMTVTLLKNAEGDPVGYIGVARDITDQKKNQEDLKKERDVIKSIFTATPDAIIITDLSGNFTEVNDKAIELLELGSRDELTGKNFSIFIAPDDRGLALHNFQKTLDYGGVNNVQVNVVTASNGQFPLEYSTSLLHNLEGRPTNIVAVGRNIAQRKKDELALTESEQRYRALSESSPDIIFVIDRDGTIKYANSKASTIAGLAEGQANGRNIGEFFGQLINEKQKEQLLSVFQTGQTAHYELPTPIGGLELWLETWLVPLTGQDGTVAEVMGLCRDLTDRRQAELAVREVNQRFEYALGATKTGFDIIDAEFNVQYIDPEWKKSYGEPAGRKCYEYFMGRTEVCPKCGVTSALRDKQSIVTEEYLEKEKRWVEVHTIPYQNSSGQWLVAEFNIDINDRKLNEQKLQTSEQKYRELADTLPQTVFEIDDQGILVYVNNTGLRQFGYAQEEFIQGLKVLSMLAPEDRDRAGQNIVRRLKGSPAENQEYLALRKDGSIFPISIYASPVLEEGKITGLRGVIIDISERKKAEQILKESEVRFRALAEASPAGIFAYREKFIYANPACQVLTGYSPAELLDLNFWELIHPDHREMAKQRGLARQRGEKVPSNYEFKMIRKDGQVRWVDFAGTLTQFDGQLSGLGMTLDITERKNMEEILQASEFQYRTTIDSIGDAIHVVDIELNIILANAVFKDWCLRFGLSNNPAGHSVFEVCPFLSPEVKNEYLRVFETGESYTTQEENVISGKILVTETRKIPVLEGSKVSRVITVIRDITEGKESERKLAESERKYSQIFEDIVEGIYRTTPSGQVLLANPALVRMLGFESLDQLISLDLNKSGYMDISTRNRFKELMERDGQVLGFEARWKRPDGKILIISENARAVNDQQGNVVYYEGTIEDITERQKAEEDLLNEKNKLSDLFRVSLQVARAGDIQKKLDLTMEGISGTGLFSRAVLVLKNEEGRNSHIAHFGMTAKEVAAILKAGPAQAEKLEKIFNKKYRYSNSYLIPHDTPGVDFSIKLINKQYQPTGDWHPDDVLLVPLMIKDKHIGYLTVDEPLDGKIPSLETVRLLELFSYQVAVAIDNLRLYNDLERSYYGTLKAFVAAMDAKDPYTKGHSENVRFHALNIARQLKLPEEQVKLIDFSSLLHDIGKLAIRDEILTKPSLLSDHEYQEVKLHPVIGSHLVSEVESLLKVAPIIHSHHEHYDGSGYPQGIKGDDIPLEARIIAVADAFEAMTSDRPYRKAFDFKVAIKRLQDAAGTQFDSEIVRVFIKLHQETHG
- a CDS encoding ABC transporter substrate-binding protein produces the protein MKKFFLLPAALALLCLNIGAQTKTLVVATGDYPPFEFKDEKGKLAGYDIELGQEIARRMGAKIKWVQMDFNQLLPALDAGKADLVIAAMHATEERRLSHAMSRNYVNSGLVMVVKKGNKKITSLSQLKGCRVAVKERATGEKYARENAAKLGLEYRSYPTTDQSFAALDRGEVDAVFNDYLSSRLFVKQNQEYNIPIVPFTPCGMAVAAAKGRKSLIMQINQILDELERTGFLKQLYQKWLL